In Bacteroidota bacterium, one DNA window encodes the following:
- the rpmF gene encoding 50S ribosomal protein L32 → MPNPTHRNSRTRRDKRRTHYKAAKPSFGECKNCGAAKLLHRACPNCGHYNGRQMFEPKSVA, encoded by the coding sequence ATGCCAAATCCTACTCATAGAAACAGCCGTACACGTCGCGATAAGCGCCGCACGCATTATAAGGCCGCTAAGCCGTCGTTCGGCGAATGCAAGAACTGCGGTGCTGCGAAGTTGCTTCACCGTGCTTGCCCGAACTGTGGCCACTACAACGGCCGCCAGATGTTCGAACCGAAGTCGGTCGCGTAA
- the plsX gene encoding phosphate acyltransferase PlsX yields MIRIGLDTMGSDNSPAYEVEGALTALVETNGRFVVTLYGKRSVVEPLVSGKPGSQWVTIVDTPEVITMHDEPVAALKHKRDSSLVRGVLALKAGEVDAFISIGNTGAVMSASTLELGRIKGVSRPMIGAQFPRGGGGFTLVFDVGATVDAKAQWLKEYGIMGTVYAQEIFGVKNPTVGLLSVGEEKEKGNALTAEAIPLLENAGLNFIGNVEGRDILAGKADVILCDGFTGNIILKFAESVLTSLRVRIKAYAAKGIVNKLKAAVTASVLRASLKDFDYQEHGGVPLLGVNGVVIIGHGSSTPRAIRTMMLRAEEMVEKNVVAVTRAALSTAGTNA; encoded by the coding sequence ATGATCCGGATCGGTCTCGATACCATGGGCTCCGACAACTCTCCGGCCTACGAGGTCGAGGGGGCGCTCACTGCGCTTGTCGAGACCAACGGCCGTTTCGTCGTTACGCTCTATGGCAAACGATCGGTGGTCGAGCCGCTTGTCAGCGGTAAGCCGGGCAGCCAGTGGGTGACCATCGTGGATACCCCCGAGGTCATCACGATGCACGACGAGCCTGTCGCAGCGCTCAAGCATAAACGCGATAGTTCGCTCGTGCGCGGAGTGCTTGCACTGAAAGCTGGCGAGGTCGATGCGTTTATCAGCATTGGCAACACGGGCGCCGTCATGAGTGCTTCGACGCTCGAACTTGGCCGCATTAAAGGCGTCAGTCGCCCGATGATCGGCGCACAATTCCCGCGCGGCGGCGGTGGCTTTACGCTTGTCTTCGATGTCGGCGCGACCGTCGATGCCAAAGCCCAATGGCTCAAAGAATACGGCATCATGGGCACGGTCTATGCGCAAGAGATCTTCGGTGTGAAGAACCCGACGGTCGGATTGTTGAGCGTCGGCGAAGAGAAGGAGAAGGGAAATGCGCTCACAGCCGAGGCGATCCCACTGCTCGAGAACGCCGGACTGAACTTCATCGGTAATGTGGAAGGGCGCGACATTCTCGCGGGCAAAGCGGACGTGATCCTCTGTGACGGCTTCACGGGGAACATCATCCTGAAGTTCGCCGAGAGCGTGCTGACGAGCCTGCGAGTACGCATCAAAGCATACGCCGCGAAAGGGATCGTCAATAAACTGAAAGCCGCGGTAACGGCTTCGGTGCTCAGAGCAAGTTTGAAAGATTTCGATTATCAGGAGCACGGCGGAGTGCCGCTGCTCGGCGTCAATGGCGTCGTGATTATCGGTCACGGCTCTTCGACACCCCGCGCAATCAGAACAATGATGCTGCGCGCGGAAGAAATGGTAGAAAAGAATGTTGTTGCAGTGACCCGGGCTGCATTATCCACTGCCGGGACAAACGCATAA
- a CDS encoding ketoacyl-ACP synthase III encodes MATQTLRRAGITAIAHYLPEEVLPNSFFESYLDTNDEWIRTRAGIRERRIFRSGPTSDLAVPAIKEVLDKRGITADDIDIILVGTVTPDMFFPSTACVIQNKIGASKAWGFDVSAACSGFIFTLETGRRFIESGAANRVLVVGADKMSSIIDYEDRNTCILFGDGAGVVLLEAVEEEYGIVDSILHIDGKGGEHLHMKAGGSLNPPTHETVDNKWHYVYQDGKTVFKSAVVGMAEVSAEIVERNGLTADDIAYLVPHQANLRIIDAARQRVGLPEEKVMVNIDRYGNTTAATIPICLSEWYANGKLKKGDYVVLCSFGAGYTWGSMLVRWCI; translated from the coding sequence ATGGCGACACAGACTCTTCGCAGGGCAGGCATTACTGCCATCGCTCACTACCTTCCGGAAGAAGTACTTCCGAATTCTTTTTTCGAATCGTATCTCGATACGAACGATGAATGGATCCGCACCCGCGCCGGTATCCGCGAACGACGTATCTTCCGAAGCGGCCCGACGAGCGACCTCGCCGTTCCCGCGATCAAGGAAGTACTCGACAAACGCGGGATCACTGCCGACGATATCGACATCATCCTCGTCGGTACCGTTACGCCGGATATGTTCTTCCCGTCAACGGCCTGCGTGATTCAAAATAAGATCGGCGCATCGAAGGCCTGGGGCTTCGATGTCTCGGCCGCATGCTCCGGGTTTATCTTCACGCTCGAAACCGGCAGACGCTTCATCGAATCGGGAGCGGCGAATCGCGTGCTGGTTGTCGGTGCGGATAAAATGAGCTCGATCATCGATTATGAAGATCGCAACACGTGTATCCTCTTTGGTGACGGCGCCGGGGTCGTGCTGCTCGAGGCTGTGGAGGAAGAATACGGCATTGTGGATTCCATCCTGCACATCGACGGCAAAGGCGGCGAGCACCTGCACATGAAAGCAGGCGGCAGCCTGAACCCGCCGACGCACGAGACGGTCGACAACAAGTGGCACTACGTGTATCAAGACGGCAAGACCGTCTTTAAGAGTGCGGTCGTCGGCATGGCAGAAGTCTCGGCGGAGATCGTCGAACGAAACGGTTTGACGGCCGATGACATTGCATATCTTGTGCCGCACCAGGCGAACCTTCGGATCATCGACGCCGCACGCCAGCGTGTCGGCTTGCCGGAAGAGAAGGTAATGGTAAATATCGACCGTTACGGCAACACTACCGCCGCGACGATACCGATTTGTTTGAGCGAGTGGTATGCCAACGGTAAACTGAAGAAAGGCGACTACGTGGTGCTCTGTAGTTTCGGCGCAGGCTATACGTGGGGTTCGATGCTCGTTCGTTGGTGCATCTAA
- the fabD gene encoding ACP S-malonyltransferase translates to MTAFVFPGQGSQYVGMAKEFAESNATAKSMLEQADDLLSTHLSRTMLEGPDDLLKQTEFTQPAIYLHSMIALRCGEPTTTPAAVAGHSLGEFTALTAAGALSFDDGLKLVRLRGMLMAEAGKRQPGTMAAIIGMDEAVLRTMCTAVESETGNIVRPANFNSPGQVVISGSVDGVREAMKRAKDAGIRIVKELPVSGAFHSPLMQYAADGLKEALESTAIGAPNIPVYANVTSEPHGDAASIRMRLVEQLTAPVLWEQSVRNMHKAGIVNFVEYGPGKVLQGLIGRTVTDVMTSGVEKPNAA, encoded by the coding sequence ATGACCGCTTTCGTTTTTCCCGGACAAGGATCGCAATACGTCGGCATGGCGAAGGAGTTCGCCGAATCGAACGCAACGGCGAAGTCGATGCTCGAGCAGGCGGACGATCTGCTCTCGACGCATCTGTCGCGGACAATGCTCGAAGGGCCGGACGATCTGTTAAAGCAAACCGAGTTTACGCAGCCTGCGATTTACCTGCACTCGATGATCGCACTTCGTTGCGGCGAACCAACCACGACGCCCGCGGCGGTTGCGGGGCATTCGCTCGGCGAGTTCACAGCGCTTACTGCCGCAGGGGCGCTATCGTTTGACGACGGCCTGAAACTCGTACGACTTCGCGGAATGCTCATGGCAGAGGCAGGCAAGCGGCAGCCAGGCACGATGGCAGCAATTATCGGTATGGACGAAGCCGTGTTGCGTACGATGTGCACCGCAGTCGAGTCCGAAACAGGGAACATCGTTCGTCCGGCAAATTTTAATTCGCCCGGTCAGGTTGTCATCAGCGGCTCTGTCGATGGCGTACGCGAGGCGATGAAGCGCGCGAAGGATGCGGGGATCCGGATCGTGAAGGAATTACCGGTCAGCGGCGCATTTCATTCGCCGTTGATGCAATATGCTGCCGATGGATTGAAAGAAGCGCTCGAATCGACGGCGATCGGTGCGCCGAACATTCCCGTCTATGCGAATGTGACATCGGAACCGCATGGCGACGCTGCGTCGATCCGTATGCGTCTTGTCGAACAGCTTACCGCACCGGTGCTCTGGGAGCAATCAGTACGCAATATGCACAAAGCGGGCATCGTTAATTTTGTGGAGTACGGGCCGGGCAAGGTATTGCAAGGACTCATCGGACGTACCGTGACGGATGTCATGACATCTGGCGTCGAAAAACCGAACGCCGCATAA
- a CDS encoding DUF3109 family protein, with amino-acid sequence MTGTDHLGEAAEMHGDIPASRLAPFTIKGFKVDELIFTHGFVKYCDIDKCGGGCCHSGVYADTAEYETILRHKNEIAAHMDETQDTDPAHWFDGEWIDDADFASGRATGTNVHDRDGGISGFTEGCVMLDKRHFCSIQVAAAANGLHRWAWKPTYCILFPITVVEGVITYDDSHSEDLNHCGPTGAGNYVHSVFESMTEEIKYVFGEEGYTQMNEYFQANRARFEDERRKNSMVQISL; translated from the coding sequence ATGACTGGGACGGACCACCTGGGCGAAGCGGCGGAAATGCACGGAGATATTCCGGCATCGCGTCTTGCCCCGTTCACTATTAAGGGCTTCAAGGTCGACGAGCTGATCTTCACGCATGGCTTCGTGAAGTATTGCGACATCGACAAATGTGGAGGCGGCTGTTGCCACAGCGGTGTCTACGCCGACACGGCCGAGTACGAGACGATCCTTCGTCATAAGAACGAGATCGCCGCGCACATGGACGAGACGCAGGATACAGACCCCGCGCATTGGTTCGATGGCGAGTGGATCGACGACGCCGATTTTGCCAGCGGACGCGCAACCGGCACGAACGTGCATGATCGTGATGGTGGTATCTCGGGCTTCACCGAAGGATGTGTCATGCTCGATAAGCGCCATTTCTGTTCGATCCAGGTTGCTGCGGCTGCAAACGGTCTGCATCGTTGGGCATGGAAGCCGACGTATTGCATCCTGTTTCCGATCACGGTCGTCGAAGGCGTTATCACCTATGACGACTCGCATTCCGAAGATCTTAATCATTGCGGGCCGACGGGTGCAGGGAATTATGTGCACTCGGTCTTCGAGTCGATGACCGAAGAAATCAAGTACGTCTTCGGCGAAGAAGGCTACACCCAAATGAACGAGTATTTCCAGGCGAATCGCGCACGCTTCGAGGACGAGCGTCGCAAGAATTCCATGGTACAGATCTCCTTATGA
- the fabG gene encoding 3-oxoacyl-[acyl-carrier-protein] reductase — protein MTTIDLTGKSAIVTGGSRGIGRGIVLALAAAGADVLFTYASNEAAANDVVAEVEKLGRKAVAIKADAASSEDATNVVDQATKQFGKIDILVNNAGITKDTLLMRMSEADWDSVIDTNLKGVFLLTKAAIRPMMSARSGRIITISSVVGLTGNPGQANYTASKAGVIGFSKSIAKEVGSRGITANVVAPGYIATDMTGKLSETQQKAIMDLVPVKRMGTVEDIANAVLFLASPLAEYITGETIRVDGGMAM, from the coding sequence ATGACCACCATTGACCTAACCGGAAAAAGCGCCATCGTCACTGGTGGCTCGCGAGGCATCGGACGCGGAATCGTCCTGGCGCTGGCGGCGGCGGGGGCAGACGTGCTATTTACCTATGCATCGAACGAAGCGGCGGCGAACGACGTCGTCGCCGAGGTTGAGAAGCTCGGCCGCAAGGCTGTCGCCATCAAAGCCGATGCGGCATCGAGCGAGGATGCAACGAACGTCGTCGACCAAGCGACCAAGCAGTTTGGGAAGATCGATATCCTCGTCAATAATGCCGGTATTACGAAGGACACCCTGCTGATGCGCATGAGCGAGGCCGACTGGGATTCGGTGATCGATACGAACCTGAAGGGTGTGTTCCTGTTGACCAAGGCGGCGATCCGGCCGATGATGTCTGCCCGAAGCGGGAGGATTATCACGATATCCAGTGTTGTAGGCCTCACGGGAAATCCGGGTCAGGCAAATTATACGGCTTCGAAGGCCGGCGTGATCGGATTCTCGAAGTCGATCGCAAAGGAAGTCGGCTCGCGCGGGATCACGGCAAATGTTGTCGCCCCGGGGTATATCGCAACCGACATGACAGGCAAGCTCAGCGAGACGCAGCAAAAGGCAATCATGGATCTCGTGCCCGTCAAGCGGATGGGGACGGTCGAGGATATTGCGAATGCCGTGCTCTTTCTTGCGTCGCCGTTGGCCGAGTATATCACCGGCGAGACCATCCGCGTCGATGGCGGCATGGCGATGTAA
- a CDS encoding acyl carrier protein produces the protein MADTAAIESKVRDIIVGKLGVEASQVTTTASFTKDLGADSLDTVELVMEFEKEFGMQIPDEDAEKIQTVGDAVTYISGKQ, from the coding sequence ATGGCAGACACAGCAGCAATCGAGTCAAAGGTACGGGATATCATCGTTGGCAAGCTTGGCGTTGAGGCCTCGCAGGTAACCACCACCGCATCCTTCACGAAGGATCTCGGTGCGGATTCGCTCGATACCGTTGAGCTCGTCATGGAGTTCGAAAAGGAGTTCGGCATGCAGATTCCCGACGAGGACGCGGAGAAGATCCAGACCGTCGGCGATGCAGTGACCTACATCTCCGGCAAACAGTAA
- the fabF gene encoding beta-ketoacyl-ACP synthase II, whose product MAHEYRRVVVTGMGAVTPIGNDLASYWDGLRNGRSGGATITRFDASDYDTKFACEVKNFDPVEYVDRKLAQRMDLFTQFGMASSVQAIADSGVDMEKVDRDRFGVIFGSGIGGMWAYQKQQQTVFDTGGPHRISPFFIPMIISDICAGYISMRFGLKGPNYATTSACATSNHSIIDAVMYIQRGLADMMVAGGTEAGICPMGVGGFNAMKALSTRNDSPETASRPFDLTRDGFVCGEGSGSLILEDLEHAMNRGARIYAEVAGFGATADAHHITAPAPGGEGAVRAMKMALHTSGMSPKDFDYVNVHGTSTPLGDIAETEAIKTTFGDHAYKLAVNSTKSMTGHLLGAAGAVEAIASVLAIHHQIAPPTINLQTPDPQCDLDYIPNTARPMEIRAAMSNGFGFGGHNATIALKRFEQ is encoded by the coding sequence ATGGCTCACGAATACCGCCGCGTTGTCGTTACCGGAATGGGGGCAGTGACCCCGATCGGCAACGATCTTGCTTCCTACTGGGATGGCCTGCGCAATGGCCGCTCGGGCGGAGCGACGATCACCCGGTTCGACGCATCCGATTACGACACCAAATTCGCCTGCGAAGTCAAGAACTTCGATCCCGTCGAGTACGTCGATCGCAAGCTCGCTCAGCGGATGGATCTCTTTACGCAATTTGGCATGGCGTCGAGTGTGCAGGCGATCGCCGACTCCGGAGTCGATATGGAGAAGGTCGATCGCGACCGCTTCGGCGTCATCTTCGGCTCGGGCATCGGCGGGATGTGGGCGTATCAGAAGCAGCAGCAGACGGTATTCGATACCGGCGGACCGCACCGAATTTCGCCGTTCTTCATACCGATGATCATTTCGGATATTTGCGCCGGGTATATTTCGATGCGGTTCGGCCTCAAAGGACCCAACTACGCAACGACGAGCGCCTGCGCGACGAGCAACCACTCGATCATCGACGCCGTGATGTACATCCAGCGAGGGCTGGCCGACATGATGGTTGCCGGAGGCACCGAAGCGGGCATCTGCCCGATGGGTGTCGGCGGTTTCAATGCAATGAAGGCGCTTTCGACGCGCAATGATTCGCCCGAGACGGCGAGCCGTCCGTTCGACCTTACGCGCGACGGGTTCGTCTGCGGCGAGGGATCGGGCAGCCTCATTCTCGAAGATCTTGAACATGCGATGAACCGTGGCGCACGCATCTATGCCGAAGTCGCAGGCTTTGGAGCAACGGCAGACGCGCATCACATCACTGCACCGGCGCCGGGCGGGGAGGGAGCCGTTCGTGCCATGAAAATGGCCCTGCATACCTCGGGCATGTCTCCGAAGGATTTTGATTATGTCAATGTCCACGGTACGTCGACGCCGCTTGGCGATATTGCCGAGACCGAAGCGATCAAAACGACATTCGGCGATCATGCGTACAAGCTTGCCGTCAACTCGACAAAGTCGATGACGGGCCATTTGCTTGGGGCGGCCGGTGCCGTAGAAGCCATTGCAAGCGTTCTGGCCATCCACCACCAGATCGCGCCGCCGACGATCAACCTGCAGACTCCCGATCCGCAGTGCGATCTCGATTACATCCCCAATACTGCCCGTCCGATGGAGATTCGCGCTGCGATGAGCAACGGATTCGGATTCGGCGGTCATAATGCCACGATCGCGCTGAAACGGTTTGAGCAGTAA
- the rnc gene encoding ribonuclease III, giving the protein MSTPAADGSSISLLGKLRKRIEYYRELGAKRRVRRGVEPPGITPRRSDQVYVAPPPEVAGVARGNLSGADFEELERRIGHVIKYRLYFMQALTHRSYLQFVQQPDMQSNERLEFLGDAVLDLVIGEYLYREFQNLPEGELTKLRSRLVSGTALAKHANDIGLEKFILLSTSARHSLDRGSQTLLADAYEAIIAAIYLDGGMDAARDFIYRQIITHTRRDELMLSDTNYKSMLLEFAQSQKLGVPRYVTVGEEGPNHARVFSVEVLVGGMVRGAGRGHSKKEAEQEAALRALEEFGVLTPGTTDQTPMV; this is encoded by the coding sequence GTGAGTACTCCAGCAGCCGACGGCAGTAGTATCAGTCTTCTTGGCAAGCTCAGGAAGCGCATCGAATATTATCGCGAACTCGGCGCGAAGCGCCGAGTTCGCCGTGGCGTCGAACCTCCGGGCATTACGCCCAGACGCAGCGACCAAGTCTATGTCGCGCCGCCGCCCGAAGTCGCGGGCGTTGCACGAGGGAATCTCTCCGGCGCGGACTTCGAGGAATTAGAGCGTCGCATCGGCCATGTGATCAAGTACCGCTTGTACTTCATGCAGGCACTCACGCACCGCTCCTACTTGCAGTTCGTTCAACAGCCGGATATGCAATCGAACGAGCGTCTTGAATTCCTCGGCGATGCCGTACTCGATCTGGTCATCGGTGAATATCTCTACCGAGAGTTTCAGAATCTTCCCGAAGGTGAACTCACGAAACTGCGGTCGCGGTTAGTGAGCGGCACTGCATTGGCTAAGCATGCCAATGACATCGGTCTCGAAAAATTCATCCTGCTTTCTACCTCCGCACGCCATTCGCTCGATCGGGGCTCGCAGACGCTGCTTGCCGATGCATACGAGGCGATTATTGCGGCGATCTACCTCGATGGCGGGATGGATGCTGCCCGTGATTTTATCTATCGGCAGATCATCACGCATACGCGCCGCGACGAGCTGATGCTCAGCGATACGAATTATAAGTCGATGCTCCTTGAGTTCGCCCAGTCGCAGAAACTCGGCGTGCCGCGTTATGTGACGGTCGGGGAAGAAGGCCCGAACCACGCACGGGTCTTCTCGGTAGAGGTGCTCGTCGGCGGGATGGTTCGCGGCGCCGGACGCGGGCACTCGAAGAAAGAAGCAGAGCAGGAGGCCGCATTACGCGCACTCGAAGAGTTTGGCGTGCTCACACCGGGTACGACGGATCAAACACCGATGGTCTGA
- a CDS encoding flippase-like domain-containing protein yields MKKSWLKYVVATVLTVGALFLAFRGQDFGALLQVASHASIPALLGIVVFQLIAHYVRAWRWQYLLRPLKGKVSSYNSFKAVVAGYGLNNVIPRAGELVRPAMIARSERVPFAGALATIVIERILDVIALGSILTLTLFVYRSEFEREFPDLASATMPLIAIVAVALVVFVVVVVNRRVGDFVLRLIDRLLPAKIAGVLSRAFKTFTTGLHGLSKETIFPIIVGTVGVWLFYLISTFSGIFVFPGSGIESIGITGALALLALTGVSITIPAPGGTGTYHYFISRGLAGFFNTPMPVAIAFATITHAVNYLAITLLGLFYMVRAGVSLRAPQTD; encoded by the coding sequence ATGAAGAAGTCTTGGTTGAAGTATGTAGTCGCAACGGTCCTCACCGTGGGCGCATTGTTTCTGGCATTTCGAGGGCAGGATTTCGGAGCGCTGCTACAAGTAGCGAGCCATGCAAGCATCCCTGCGCTGCTTGGCATCGTCGTCTTTCAGCTCATCGCACACTACGTTAGGGCATGGAGGTGGCAATATTTACTTCGCCCACTCAAAGGGAAGGTATCTTCGTACAACTCTTTCAAAGCAGTTGTTGCGGGGTACGGGCTCAATAATGTAATTCCGCGCGCTGGCGAACTGGTGCGCCCGGCAATGATCGCTCGCTCCGAGCGTGTCCCGTTCGCCGGAGCACTCGCCACAATCGTCATCGAACGCATTCTCGACGTCATTGCGCTCGGCAGTATTCTCACGCTCACGCTCTTCGTCTATCGCTCCGAATTCGAACGCGAGTTTCCTGATCTCGCTAGCGCAACAATGCCGCTGATCGCCATTGTCGCGGTCGCTCTGGTAGTGTTCGTTGTGGTAGTAGTGAATCGGCGGGTGGGTGACTTCGTGTTGCGCCTGATCGACCGATTGCTTCCGGCAAAGATCGCCGGCGTACTCAGTCGGGCATTCAAGACGTTCACGACCGGCTTGCACGGGCTATCGAAAGAAACCATCTTCCCGATCATCGTCGGGACAGTTGGTGTCTGGCTGTTCTATCTCATTTCAACATTCTCCGGCATCTTCGTCTTTCCGGGGAGTGGCATCGAAAGCATTGGCATTACGGGTGCACTTGCGTTGCTTGCGCTCACCGGCGTATCGATCACGATCCCAGCGCCTGGCGGCACAGGAACATACCACTACTTCATCAGCCGTGGCCTCGCAGGCTTCTTCAACACGCCGATGCCCGTCGCCATCGCCTTCGCGACCATCACACATGCCGTGAATTACTTGGCCATCACACTCCTCGGTCTGTTTTATATGGTTCGCGCCGGGGTGTCGCTTCGTGCACCTCAGACTGACTAG